One part of the Solea solea chromosome 16, fSolSol10.1, whole genome shotgun sequence genome encodes these proteins:
- the aqp8b gene encoding aquaporin-8b, which produces MADKKMEMCEVETSLMTSESKPAPARTPNKFEKIYQPCLGELVGTAFFVFIGCVSVIENEESMGRLQPALVHGFAVAVLVTCMAEISGSHFNPTFTLAIYLCGGMELNMVAPYLACQLVGGMLGAAMAKVMTFNDNFAKVHGAAFAVLQSDDQVGRALFGEVAMTCLITMVLLLGALNTKTRNPMVPFLVGCTVIMNILAGGDISGTCMNPARAFGPAVVSNYWTYHWVYWVGPIAGGLIAAVLIRLLLGDEKIRLILK; this is translated from the exons ATGGCGGATAAGAAGATGGAGATGTGTGAAGTGGAGACGTCTCTGATGACTTCAGAGTCTAAACCAGCTCCGGCCAGAACTCCCAACAAGTTTGAGAAGATATATCAGCCGTGCCTGGGCGAGCTGGTGGGAACCGCGTTCTTCGTGTTCATTGGCTGCGTGTCAGTCATAGAGAACGAGGAGTCTATGGGGAGGCTTCAGCCAGCTTTGGTGCATGGTTTTGCTGTCGCTGTCTTGGTGACTTGCATGGCTGAGATTAG TGGCTCTCATTTCAACCCTACATTCACCCTGGCCATCTATCTGTGTGGGGGCATGGAGCTGAATATGGTGGCCCCATATCTTGCATGTCAGCTGGTTGGAGGGATGCTGGGAGCTGCTATGGCAAAG GTGATGACCTTCAACGACAACTTTGCCAAAGTCCACGGGGCTGCGTTTGCTGTGCTGCAGTCAGACGACCAAGTTGGAAGAGCTCTGTTTGGAGAAGTCGCCATGACCTGCCTGATCACCatggtgctgctgctgggtgCCTTAAACACCAAGACCAGGAACCCCATGGTGCCTTTCCTGGTTGGCTGCACTGTAATCATGAACATCTTGGCTGG TGGCGATATATCTGGGACATGTATGAACCCAGCCAGAGCCTTTGGTCCAGCTGTAGTGAGCAACTACTGGACCTATCACTGGGTCTACTGGGTTGGGCCTATCGCAGGAGGTCTAATAGCAGCAGTTTTGATCCG ACTCCTTCTTGGAGATGAGAAGATACGACTCATtctgaaataa
- the LOC131475670 gene encoding meteorin-like protein isoform X1: protein MFSKEMIWLHFLALLLRHCAADPCNWTGSGFAAGVDSRIVLQVRLRCTQGWVRWVFPGQAVRLVLEPNLSSNLRTTVCIKPSPSFGGASVFIERAGELELLVTDGERQRQVFCFRADGARTPALYLQPSPLQSDGHWSRRTMSFRYELLRNRRAARNVGHSSGIQSEYKSSCRPCNDTELLMAICNSDFVVRGYIKNITHYPESQTSLVEVSAVRLYWQRSGLFNRQEASGASESVSSWHGHINTLLQCHIKPGDGEFLFTGSEHFGEAWLGCAPRYKDFLSVYKTAQAARLNSCDFPLD, encoded by the exons ATGTTTTCAAAGGAGATGATTTGGCTGCATTTCCTGGCGCTTCTGTTGCGGCACTGTGCAGCTGATCCGTGCAACTGGACTGGGAG CGGTTTTGCAGCTGGCGTGGACTCCAGGATCGTGCTCCAGGTGCGGTTGCGCTGTACCCAGGGCTGGGTGAGGTGGGTCTTCCCGGGCCAAGCTGTCAGATTGGTCCTGGAGCCGAACCTGTCCTCCAACCTGCGCACAACTGTCTGCATCAAACCTTCTCCCTCCTTCGGCGGAGCCAGCGTGTTCATCGAACGCGCAGGagagctggagctgctggtgaCTGATGGCGAGCGGCAGCGCCAGGTATTCTGTTTCCGGGCGGATGGCGCGCGCACGCCCGCTCTCTACCTCCAGCCCAGCCCGCTACAGAGTGACGGACACTGGAGCAGACGCACTATGAGCTTCAGGTATGAGCTTCTGAGGAACAGGAGAGCGGCGCGCAACGTGGGCCACAGCAGCGGGATACAGAGTGAGTACAAGT CTTCCTGTCGACCCTGCAATGACACAGAACTCCTCATGGCCATCTGCAACAGTGACTTTG tgGTCCGCGGCTACATCAAGAATATCACCCACTACCCTGAAAGTCAGACGTCGTTGGTGGAGGTATCAGCAGTGAGGCTGTACTGGCAGCGCAGTGGACTCTTTAACAGACAAGAGGCTTCTGGTGCTTCTGAGTCTGTCTCATCTTGGCATGGACACATCAACACACTCCTGCAGTGTCACATAAAGCCCGGCGATGGAGAGTTCCTTTTCACTGGCTCAGAACACTTTGGTGAAGCCTGGTTAGGGTGCGCACCACGGTACAAAGACTTCCTGTCTGTTTACAAGACAGCCCAGGCAGCACGTCTGAATTCCTGTGACTTCCCTTTAGATTGA
- the cbx8a gene encoding chromobox protein homolog 8a: protein MELSAVGESVFAAESIIKRRIRRGRWEYLVKWKGWSKKYSTWEPEENILDVRLFTAFEEREREREQFGPKKRGPKPETFLLKAKAKEKTYDFRREAPRGIQVSYPVPEPVITPRAREGLRAVVPTIFPPSAVNRGESVHVRPPELERRPRETPAAAVTLQELDRFPKKRGRKPKLHFHYDEDDRSSSATEPLEEPVSPSKMTRHLQHHGEPPHDRSLIQLTKRFQVETTITPKSSSERRNAGPAGLSYTCAIAPGARKGHQRGHSRTYCLSTTSVPQLGKTKHQLKTCSPSAAMSTHTESVCDSRARAASCAWSPRFTNLDTVTVTDVTTNLLTVTIRESSTDEGFFRDKS from the exons ATGGAGCTCTCTGCTGTGGGTGAGAGCGTCTTTGCAGCCGAGTCCATCATTAAACGGAGAATCAGACGG GGTCGCTGGGAATATCTCGTGAAATGGAAGGGCTGGTCTAAGAA GTACAGCACTTGGGAGCCAGAGGAAAACATTCTGGATGTGCGACTCTTCACTGCCTTCGAGGAGAG AGAGCGAGAAAGGGAGCAGTTCGGACCGAAAAAGAGGGGACCCAAACCCGAGACATTTCTCTTAAAG GCCAAAGCCAAAGAAAAGACATATGATTTTAGAAGAGAGGCTCCCAGAGGGATCCAGGTTTCCTATCCCGTCCCGGAGCCTGTCATAACACCAAGGGCCCGGGAAGGTTTACGCGCCGTGGTTCCCACAATCTTCCCACCGAGCGCGGTCAACAGAGGGGAAAGCGTCCACGTCCGACCACCAGAGCTCGAGAGGAGGCCCAGAGAGACTCCAGCAGCCGCTGTGACTCTCCAGGAGCTGGATCGCTTCCCCAAAAAGAGAGGGCGCAAACCCAAGCTGCATTTCCATTATGACGAAGATGATAGAAGCAGCTCAGCAACAGAGCCGCTGGAGGAGCCAGTGTCCCCGTCCAAAATGACCAGACACCTGCAGCACCACGGGGAGCCGCCACATGACCGCAGCCTCATCCAGCTCACCAAGAGGTTTCAGGTGGAAACGACGATCACACCCAAATCCAGCAGCGAGCGCCGAAATGCGGGACCCGCAGGTTTATCTTACACCTGCGCGATCGCTCCAGGCGCGCGTAAAGGTCACCAGAGAGGACACAGCAGGACTTACTGTTTGAGCACGACGTCTGTCCCTCAGCTCGGGAAGACGAAGCATCAGCTGAAGACGTGCTCGCCATCCGCTGCCATGTCCACTCACACCGAGTCCGTGTGCGATTCACGCGCACGAGCAGCCTCGTGCGCGTGGTCCCCGCGTTTCACCAACCTGGACACTGTGACCGTGACAGACGTCACCACGAACCTGTTGACAGTCACGATCAGAGAGAGCAGCACAGACGAGGGCTTTTTCAGAGATAAAAGCTGA
- the LOC131475670 gene encoding meteorin-like protein isoform X2, producing the protein MFSKEMIWLHFLALLLRHCAADPCNWTGSGFAAGVDSRIVLQVRLRCTQGWVRWVFPGQAVRLVLEPNLSSNLRTTVCIKPSPSFGGASVFIERAGELELLVTDGERQRQVFCFRADGARTPALYLQPSPLQSDGHWSRRTMSFRYELLRNRRAARNVGHSSGIQTSCRPCNDTELLMAICNSDFVVRGYIKNITHYPESQTSLVEVSAVRLYWQRSGLFNRQEASGASESVSSWHGHINTLLQCHIKPGDGEFLFTGSEHFGEAWLGCAPRYKDFLSVYKTAQAARLNSCDFPLD; encoded by the exons ATGTTTTCAAAGGAGATGATTTGGCTGCATTTCCTGGCGCTTCTGTTGCGGCACTGTGCAGCTGATCCGTGCAACTGGACTGGGAG CGGTTTTGCAGCTGGCGTGGACTCCAGGATCGTGCTCCAGGTGCGGTTGCGCTGTACCCAGGGCTGGGTGAGGTGGGTCTTCCCGGGCCAAGCTGTCAGATTGGTCCTGGAGCCGAACCTGTCCTCCAACCTGCGCACAACTGTCTGCATCAAACCTTCTCCCTCCTTCGGCGGAGCCAGCGTGTTCATCGAACGCGCAGGagagctggagctgctggtgaCTGATGGCGAGCGGCAGCGCCAGGTATTCTGTTTCCGGGCGGATGGCGCGCGCACGCCCGCTCTCTACCTCCAGCCCAGCCCGCTACAGAGTGACGGACACTGGAGCAGACGCACTATGAGCTTCAGGTATGAGCTTCTGAGGAACAGGAGAGCGGCGCGCAACGTGGGCCACAGCAGCGGGATACAGA CTTCCTGTCGACCCTGCAATGACACAGAACTCCTCATGGCCATCTGCAACAGTGACTTTG tgGTCCGCGGCTACATCAAGAATATCACCCACTACCCTGAAAGTCAGACGTCGTTGGTGGAGGTATCAGCAGTGAGGCTGTACTGGCAGCGCAGTGGACTCTTTAACAGACAAGAGGCTTCTGGTGCTTCTGAGTCTGTCTCATCTTGGCATGGACACATCAACACACTCCTGCAGTGTCACATAAAGCCCGGCGATGGAGAGTTCCTTTTCACTGGCTCAGAACACTTTGGTGAAGCCTGGTTAGGGTGCGCACCACGGTACAAAGACTTCCTGTCTGTTTACAAGACAGCCCAGGCAGCACGTCTGAATTCCTGTGACTTCCCTTTAGATTGA